The genomic stretch CTTTTATTGATTGGGCTATGTTCCCGGTCATTAATACTGATTTGACAGCTTCAATTTCTTCTTCAGCAATAGATGGTTTTGCAATTGGTATCAGATTATCGCCCCAGAATTCCGTAGTCTTCTTTATTCAAATAGAAGGTAGTCTTGCATACTGTGCATTCCATTATAACTTTATCTTTTTCTTCACCAACTTTAACTGCTTTTCTGCCACACTTGCATACAAATCCATTGAGCTTTGCAGGGTTTCCAAATACGAGCCCATATGGCGGAACATTTTTTGTAACTACTGAACCCGATCCTACCATAGCATATTCGCCTATAATAGTTCCACATATTATAGTGGCATTGGCACCAATAGAAGCGCCTTTCTTAACAAGGGTCTTGACAAGCTCCCAGTTACTGTTGAAAGCTCGGGGGTACAAATCATTAGTAAATGTCATGTGTGGACCCAAAAAAACATCATCCTCAACTTCGACGCCGTGGTAAACAGAAACACCGTTTTGAATCTTAACATTGTTTCCAATCTTCACGTCAAAATCGATGTAAACACACTTGCTTATGATGCAATTCTCACCTATTTTTGCGCCTTCTCTTATCTGCGACTGATGCCAAATCTTGGTATTTTTACCAATAATTGCATCTTTTGAGATTTCAGCAGTTTCGTGAACAAAGTAATCAGACATAGAAAAATAGTATGTTAAAAAGAATTTAAAATTATCTGAAGACTACCTTGGTAAAACATA from Methanofastidiosum sp. encodes the following:
- a CDS encoding N-acetyltransferase, translated to MSDYFVHETAEISKDAIIGKNTKIWHQSQIREGAKIGENCIISKCVYIDFDVKIGNNVKIQNGVSVYHGVEVEDDVFLGPHMTFTNDLYPRAFNSNWELVKTLVKKGASIGANATIICGTIIGEYAMVGSGSVVTKNVPPYGLVFGNPAKLNGFVCKCGRKAVKVGEEKDKVIMECTVCKTTFYLNKEDYGILGR